A window of the Oscillospiraceae bacterium NTUH-002-81 genome harbors these coding sequences:
- a CDS encoding phosphatidylglycerol lysyltransferase domain-containing protein — MELEWKKIEVQDRALFLPYLYSLASRSAETTFANLYLWSRQYPTGYAVVGDFLVMKSLEEEVFAFPAGTGNLRKIVEALDAYQRERGQALAFQCVTREQFAQLEALFPGRFQIEYDRDYADYVYDAEKLANLSGKKYHGKKNHVNKFQKQYPDWSYEPMTADNLEDCFQMALIWRRENGCEEDVEKNAEMCVALNALRLFTELSMEGGVLRVGGEVVAFTLGEQACEDTFVVHIEKARADIDGAYTMINQQFVRHALLGKYKYVNREDDVGAEGLRKAKLSYHPAFMVDKGYVTEK; from the coding sequence ATGGAACTGGAATGGAAAAAGATAGAGGTACAGGATCGGGCGCTGTTTCTGCCTTACCTGTACAGCCTTGCCTCCCGCAGTGCGGAGACCACATTTGCCAATCTGTATCTGTGGTCGAGGCAGTATCCCACAGGATATGCGGTGGTGGGGGATTTTCTTGTGATGAAAAGTCTGGAGGAGGAAGTGTTTGCTTTCCCGGCAGGTACCGGCAATCTGCGGAAAATCGTGGAGGCGCTGGATGCTTATCAGCGGGAGCGCGGGCAGGCGCTGGCCTTCCAGTGTGTGACGAGAGAGCAGTTTGCACAGCTGGAAGCGCTGTTTCCCGGCAGATTTCAGATAGAATATGACAGAGATTATGCAGACTATGTTTATGACGCAGAGAAACTTGCAAATCTTTCCGGCAAGAAGTATCATGGGAAGAAAAATCATGTGAACAAGTTTCAGAAGCAGTATCCGGACTGGAGCTATGAACCCATGACGGCGGACAATCTGGAGGACTGTTTCCAGATGGCGCTGATCTGGCGGCGGGAAAACGGCTGCGAGGAGGACGTGGAGAAAAACGCGGAGATGTGCGTGGCGCTCAATGCCCTACGGCTGTTTACGGAGCTTTCCATGGAGGGCGGCGTGCTGCGGGTGGGCGGTGAAGTGGTGGCTTTCACTCTGGGCGAGCAGGCCTGCGAGGATACGTTCGTGGTGCACATCGAGAAAGCCCGGGCGGACATTGATGGTGCCTACACCATGATCAACCAGCAGTTTGTGCGGCATGCGCTGCTGGGAAAATATAAATATGTGAACCGGGAGGATGATGTGGGCGCGGAAGGGCTGCGCAAGGCAAAGCTGTCCTATCATCCGGCGTTCATGGTGGATAAAGGATATGTGACGGAAAAATAA
- a CDS encoding VanZ family protein: MIRVFLRSMLKPLSFVPALCMMVMIYSFSAEDGKTSAAFTYKVSVKVVETVDQVANLDLSQTEIENYANHFHHLIRKCGHVTEYFLLAVSLALPLYVYGLRGIWLTLVAGAICVGFAALDEYHQLFVSGRGASKRDVAIDSIGIFAGIIVTRIIGWMGRKTIFRPLCTKKKRRRRTV; the protein is encoded by the coding sequence ATGATTCGTGTATTTTTAAGATCCATGCTCAAGCCCCTGTCCTTTGTGCCGGCGCTTTGCATGATGGTAATGATATACAGCTTCTCGGCGGAGGACGGGAAGACGTCGGCGGCTTTTACGTATAAAGTCAGTGTAAAAGTCGTGGAAACGGTGGATCAGGTGGCCAATCTCGACCTGTCCCAGACGGAGATCGAGAATTACGCCAACCATTTTCACCATCTCATCCGCAAATGCGGCCATGTGACGGAATATTTTCTGCTGGCGGTGTCTCTGGCACTGCCGCTGTATGTGTACGGCCTGCGGGGCATCTGGCTGACGCTGGTGGCCGGGGCCATCTGCGTGGGCTTTGCGGCCCTGGACGAATATCATCAGCTGTTCGTATCCGGCCGGGGCGCCAGCAAGCGGGATGTGGCCATCGACAGCATCGGCATCTTTGCCGGGATCATCGTCACCCGGATCATTGGCTGGATGGGAAGGAAGACCATCTTCCGGCCGCTGTGCACGAAGAAAAAGCGGCGGCGCAGAACGGTATAA